The segment ACCATAAGCCCAAAAGCAGCTAATGAGGCTTGTATCAGCAATGGCTGTTTTAAAAGCGGAATAAAATCGCCAAAGACAACTTTATTTCTTTCCTTGGAGGAAAAAGATTCTTCAACAAAGTACACGATTAATACAGAGCTGATAAGGAAGAGTATAGCAACGAGCCAGAACACATAATCAATCTGCGCTCTTGCGGCCATGATGCCACCAACCGCGGGCCCAATAATTGCGGCTATCCCGATACAAGCACCGGTTAGAGCCATTGACTTCCCTCTTGATCCTTCCCTTGACTTATCCCCCACATAAGCAAAGGCCGCTGGTATCAGCACACCCCCTGCAACGCCGTGAAGAAGCCTTATTACGAAAAGCTGTTCAGGAGTCCCAGCAAATGGATAGAAGAAAAGAATAACCGCTCCGCTAAGCATACCGATCAACAGAAGCTTTTTACGGCCGAATAAATCAATCCAATGCCCACCAAAAATATTACCAATCATATTTGTAAGCGAATAAACAGCAACAATAGCCCCCGCCATAAAATGAGAGGCCCCTAATTCCAACGCGTATGGTGTAATAATCGGCAGTTGAATAAATGTATCTAAAAATGAAACAACAATAATAAAATATAAAACCTTCGTCATTCTAAATCCCTCACTTTCAATACCTATTATAAACCACTCAAGAAAGAAAATCTCACAATAAAATTTAACAAAAACCGACAATTTACGGGTGGGGGCCCGTTCGGGTTTCGACAAAATACGGGCGCGTGACAGGCACTGTTCTGTTTTTGTTCGGTCTCTCATCCAATAAATTTACAAAAGCTTTACATTATCAACATATCTTCTTAACATTCGTCTACTATACTAGCAATTGAGGGCGGACAACGCTCTAAAATTAATAGATACCTAGGGAGGGCAATTGTTTATGAGGTTCAAGAAGGCTTTATTTTTGCTTCTAATAGCTGCACTGGCTGTGGTGCTTGTAGCCTGTGGAGGAACGAGTGCAGAGGAAGGCGAAGAGACCACAGAATCTGAAGATACATCCTCAGAGAACGCAGAATCAGAAGGTGACAGCGAATCGGAGGAATTAGAAGGGGAAGTTGCTATTGACGGATCAGGAACGGTTTATCCGTTAATGTCTACAATGGCTGAAGAATATATGGTAAATGAACAGCAAAATGTTTCAGTTGAAGTCAGTCGCGCAGGAACTGGCGCCGGATTTGAAAGATTCCTAAATGAAGAAACAGACTTCAACGATGCATCCCGTCCCATTAGTGAAGAAGAACAAGCAACTGCTGAGGAAAATAGTATTGAATATCAAGAAATGAAATTAGCATTAGATGGACTGACCATCGCAATCCACCCGGATAACGACTGGGCAACTGAACTGACAGAAGATGAAGTGATTGGCATCTTTACTGGTGAATATACGAACTGGTCTGATGTTAATTCAGAATGGCCGGATGAAGCAATCAACACATACGGTCCAAACGAAAACCATGGTACGTATGAATTCTTTTATGAAGATATTCTTGGCGAAGAACCTTTAGCTGAAAATATTAACCTGCAGCAGGAATATTCCACACTGGTCAGCCTGGTAGCAGAAGACGTGAATTCAATTGGATTCTTCGGCTATGGTTACTATGAAAGCAACCAGGATCAACTGCAAGCAGTAGGCATTGACTTCGGTGAAGGAGCTGTCGAACCATCCCTTGATACGATTGGAGAAGAAGGCCCATATGCCAACTTCACACGTCCAGTGTTTACTTACTTGAATGTTGGAATGGCTCAGGAAAAACCGCAAGTAATGGATTACGCTCTTTGGGTTATGAATAATGTTAGTGATTTTGCCGGGGAAACTGGATTCGCACCAATTCCTGAAGAAGAAATACAGTCACAGGTTGAGGAGCTTGAATCCTTGCAACAATAAAAACTTGATTTAGTTTTATAGCAAATGTCAATAAGATGAGAGCATATAGTGCTCTCATCTTTGCCACTTTACAGACGCTAGAAGGAGCTATAAGAATGGCAAATAATAACAATAAAAACAACAAGATTAATGTTAGCGAAATGATCGCAAACAACAAACAGAAAAAGAGTTTTTCCAATATAACAGAAAAACTGGTTCCTGCACTTCTTTTTCTCATCACAACTGTGTCCATTTTGACAACTATCGGGATTATCTACACATTGCTTTCTGAAGCGATTGAATTCTTCAGACGTGTGCCAATTTGGGATTTCTTTACAGGTATCGAACTGGATCCATTTGGTGCAGACCCCCAGTTTGGCATATTGCCACTGATCAACGGTACGATTATTTCCACCCTCATTGCGATGGTTGTTGCAGGCCCAATTGGGTTAATGACTGCTATTTATCTGAGTGAATTCGCCTCAGATAAAATGAGAAGAACACTAAAACCGCTGTTGGAAGTGCTTGCCGGTATACCTACCATTGTGTATGGCTTTTTTGCCTTTACATTTTTAACACCGATCCTGCAGGCAGTTATTCCAGGTCTTGGACTAACTAATATTCTCAGTCCCGGTATTATTATGGGTGTAATGATTATACCAATGATTGCCTCACTTTCTGAGGACGCCATGACTTCTGTTCCAGGTTCCATGCGGGAGGGAGCACTTGCGCTTGGTGCAACCAAATTGGAGGTATCGCTGAAGGTGGTTATTCCTGCAGCATTATCTGGAATTATATCTTCTTTTGTACTGGGAATTTCAAGAGCAATCGGTGAAACAATGATTGTTACCATTGCCAGCGGAAGCTCCAAGGATTTCACCTTTGACATTACCCAATCGATGCAGACAATGACCTCTTATATTGTCGAAATCACAAGTGGCGATGCCTCCACTGGAACAACCATGTATTACAGTCTTTATGCTGTTGCTTTAACCCTGTTTGTTTTTACACTAATCATGAACTTGCTTGCAAGGTATATCTCTCGCAAATTCAGGGAGGAATATTAAAATGGAGCACTTAGATACAAATCAATTCGAAAATAGAATGAACGCCCGAGTTAGAAAAAATAAAATTGCCAAAGGGGTATTTTTCCTGGCAACGATCTCCGGGCTTATTGTACTGGCAATTCTATTGATCCGTGTTATCAGCCAAAGCATCGGCTGGATCGATTGGAACTTCCTGACAGGCAGATTATCAACAGATGCCGAACAAGCGGGTATCATGGGGGCGATCCTCGGGACAGCCTGGCTAATGCTTGTTGTGGTTCCTGTTACCTTTATTTTAGGAGTAGGTACAGCCATTTATATTGAGTTATATGCGAAAAAGGGACGTGTTCAATCATTCATTCAAACGAATATTGCTAACCTTGCAGGTGTGCCGTCCATCGTATATGGTCTCTTAGGATTGACGATCTTTGTAAGGGCCATGCAACTTGGGAATGTTGTTTTAGCCGGAGGGTTAACACTGTCCCTCTTAATTATGCCTATTGTCGTTGTTTCTGCACAGGAAGCGCTCCGTTCGGTACCACAGGATTTAAGCGAAGCGTCTTACGGAATGGGTGCAACAAAATGGCAAACCATCAAGAAGATCATTCTGCCAGCAGCATTGCCTGGGATCATGACGGGCACCATTTTAGCCCTTTCACGCGCAATTGGCGAAACAGCGCCGCTGACAGCGCTCGGTATACCAGCACTCTTAATTCCGTTCCCGGAAGGACTGTTTGACACATTTACCGCACTGCCAATGCAAATTTACTATTGGACACTTGATGCTGTTCTAACAGAGGAATATGCATACCTAGCAGCTGCAACCATTGTTGTATTGCTTTTATTGTTGTTACTGTTGAACTCAATTGCAATATTTATAAGAAATAAGTTTCAGCAAAGATATTAATTTTATAAAAAGGAGTAGTGATGAATAATGAGCACTGCATTAGAAAAGAAAGTAGAGTTGAAATTAGTAGACAATAAAAATCCAGAAGAAAACACAGATGAAAATAAAAAAAGCGTCTATAACACCAATGATTTAAACCTATGGTATGGGAATACGCACGCATTAAAAGATATTAATCTGTCAATCCATGAACAAGAAGTGACGGCAATCATCGGCCCTTCAGGCTGCGGCAAATCCACATTTATCAAGACATTAAATCGTATGGTGGAACTTGTCCCGAGCGTTAGCACGACAGGCAATATCACGTATAAGGACAAAAATATTTTGGATAAGTCCTTTAAAGTGGAGGATTTACGGACTCGCGTTGGAATGGTCTTTCAAAAACCGAATCCATTTCCAAAATCTATTTACGAAAATATCACATACGGCCCGAAAATCCATGGTATCCGCAATAAAAAAGTACTAAATCAAATTGTGGAAAAAAGCCTTCGTGGAGCTTCTCTCTGGGAAGAAGTCAAGGATCGACTGAACGAAAATGCATACGGCCTTTCCGGCGGGCAGCAGCAGCGTTTATGTATCGCTCGTTGCTTAGCTATTGAGCCGGAAGTCATCTTAATGGATGAACCAACTTCATCCCTTGACCCGAAATCAACATCGCATATTGAAGAGCTCGTTCAGGATCTTAAAAAAGAATACTCCATTATCATTGTTACACACAACATGCAACAAGCTGCCCGAATCTCAGATAAAACAGCTTTCTTCTTACACGGGGAAGTGGTTGAATTTGATAAAACGGATAAGATTTTTAATAACCCGGCTGATGAGCGAACCGAGGATTATATTTCTGGGAGATTTGGGTAGGAAAGGTGTTGGCGTGAGCTTGATTGATAATATGAGGTTAAATGACTATCAAATTGTTTGTTGATTTGATGGTCTTTTTTTGTATGTGTTTTTGATGCTTTGCTGTGTTCTTTGGGGGCCATGAACCACTTAGGTTATTAGTTGGGTAACTTTCACACGCTTTCGGCATTTAGGACCGCCCTCGGTTACCGTTCCTGCACAGCCGATAGCAAGGTTTGCAATGAAAAAATTACATGCCATGCAAGCAAGATAGAACGTGTAAATGCGTGATACGCGGCCGCTCTGTTTGCCATGTTTTTGAAACAAATTAGCCGATTGATGTTAGTTACAATGTCAGTCGGCTTTTCATGTTTTTCACTCCCACTCTCCCACCGTTTCCCGCACCATTTCAATCATTTGCCTTAGGTCGTCTATTGGTACTTGTCCTGGAGCTGAGCTTTGCACACCTAGGCCGAATGTTATGATGGAGCCATATGCCCAGCCTATGATTCTGCTCAAACTACCCATTTGCCCCATCGACATGGTCACAATAGGAATGGCGAGCGAATCATCCGCCTCCTTTGTTACTTCCAATAATCGTAATACATCCTCTTTTGTTTCAGGCATGACTGCTACTTTAACGATATCAGCTTCGTAAAATTCAGCCTTGAATACGCGTTTCATTATTTCTGAGCTTTCTGGTGTAAAATTAAAATTATGATAAGACAGGATCAATTTTTTGTTATGTTCTTTGGAGACGCTTCTTAATTCTCTAATATGCTCTGGGTCATTGGATACTTCAAAATCAATGATTGCAACACCTGGACTTTTACATATTTCGCTTAATAAATGAACCTTTTCTTCCTGCGTTACGGAGATCTTTTCTCCGCCTTCCTTTTCAGATCGAATGGTGAATAGAATGGGCGTTTTGCTAGTCGTGGCGATTTCCTCTGCTATAGCCAAAACAGAATCAATATCATGTATCTCTTCAAAGAAATCTGCACGCCATTCAATTAAATCCGGTTGCTTTGGGATAATCATTTTTAGCTCATCATGAATCTCTTCTTTATTTTTTCCAGTTAACGGTATGCAAATATAAGGGGGCTTTTTGTTATGAAATAGCTCTGCAGTCATGAAATTTCACTCCTTTAACGTTATCATTTATCGTAACTTACTATTGAAACTTTCGCAATAGAGAATGAGTCGACCAGACATTGCGCAAACTACGCTTAAGGAGGTAGTATGTATGAAAAACAAGAAGAAGAAGAACAAGACCACGATCGCTTCCAATGAGGCCGTTCATGGCAAGCCGCATCTTGATATTGATCGTGCGATTAATATGAGTCCGTTAGATTATCCTGATCATTATCGCAAAGATAAAAAGCTTGGACAATAGGACATTGCCCAAGCTTTTTTGTGAGCTCCACTACTTCAATTCAAGCAGCTTCCCTTTTAGTTCGTTTTCCATACTGGCTATTTCTTTTTCTGCCTGCTGGCGTTTTTCCCTTCCTTCTGTTTGGATATTCATCGTTTCTTCGATGGTTGTGATAAGATCCTCCTGCGTTTTCTTCAATGTTTCAATATCAACCAGGCCACGTTCATTTTCTTTCGCTGTTTCGATGGAATTGGTTTTTAGCATCTCTGAGTTTCTTTCTAGTAGTTCATTCGTTGTGTTAGACACTTGTTTCTGTGCCTCAACAGCATGACGCTGACGGATCAGTGTGAGCGCAATTGCGATTTGATTTTTCCAAAGTGGAATCGCGGTTAGAATGGATGATTGAATTTTTTCGACCAATGCTTGGTTTGTATTTTGAATAAGACGTATTTGTGGCGCGCTTTGTGTGGTGATTTGCCGGCTTAGTTTCAAATCATGCATGCGTTTATCAAGTCGCTCGACAAATTGCAGTTTATCGTTTACCTCTTGCACATCCATTTGATTCTGACTCTGCTCGGCTTTTCGCTTCAGCTCGGGGATGGTTTTCTGCTCTAGCTCCTCCTGCTTTACTTCACCGGCAGCAATATAAATATTCAACGCCTCGAAATAATCTTTATTTTTATCAAACACTTCTTGCAGCATGTCATTATCTTTGGTTAATGTACTTTTATAATGATCCAGTTTAACACTGATTCGGTCAATTTGCGCACCGGTTTTTTGATATCTCGAGAGAATTTCATTGACGGATCCCTGAATTTTTCCAAATATACGGGAAAATAATCCACGCTTCTCCGGCTGTAATTCATCTGGGTTTACTTGCTCGAGTTTTTTCATTAAGTCTTCCAGAATCCCGCCGATTTCTGAAGCATCATTACTTTGGACATGCTCAAGCATCGAATGGGAAAAATTCAGCAGCTTGTTCTGAGCTTCTGTTCCAAACTGGGTGATTGCCTGATAATTATTCGAATCGATCTGTTCTGCAAGCCGGATTGCTTGTTGCCTGCTTTCTTCATCCAAAAGATCGATTTGTCTTTGCGGCTTGTCCTGCTCTTGTTGAGTATTGGTGGCTTGCGTGGCGTTTTCCTGATTACCAAACGGATTTGCCAGTAAATCTTCTATTTCGTTCGAGCGTTTCTGCTCATGTTGTTCATTCATTTCAAGGCCCTCCTATCTGGTTTTTTCCTTTTGTCTATGGATTGCTTGGCCACATCCAGTTCAAAATCCAAGATGTCCAAGTCATCATTCAGCATGATGTGCAAATCCTTCTTAACAGTTTCGTTCATGATCGCCAGCGTGTGACGAGTGTCTCGCAAAGACTGATTTATCTCTTTTGTCCTCGATGGCTGTTCGGACAAATACGCATATTTCTCGGTTAATGCCACAAGGGAGTCCAAATGTTCATAGTAAAAGCGTTCTGCTTTATAGAAACGCTTTGGATCCTTTTTCGTGTTGGCATAAATTTTCCGCACTGTCATCATAGTTTCAAAATTTTGCTTCGCTTGTCCGAGACTCCGGACACTTCGTAAGGCTCGATTAAGACGTGTTATTTTTTCCTTCGCTTCTTTCAGGTTTTGTTCGATAAATTTATATTCTCTACGACTCAGGCCATTCTGCTTTCGATGGCGGAAATCCATAATCTGTTTCATGGAAATATAAACTGCCCCTCCACCAAGGATACCGTACAGACCAGCTAGCCAAATCGTTTGCTCAAAGGCGAAAAAGCTGATCAGCCATGTGAGGGCTGTGGCTGAAGTGGCGGACATGGATCGTACTATAAATTGAAGAAATCCTTTCATATCTTCCAGCTCCTATATTAAATCCAATTTAGATAGATTAGTTTGGATTGGATAAACTTTAGAAAAGTCCATACCTCTTATACGATTAAAAACGGCAAAAGGTTTCACTTTCATTTTACGTCATGACGGTGCCTCGTGCCAAGCGAGAGGTATTATTATGCCTAATATCCGAAAAAGATATGCTAGTCCGGGGCCTGTCCCTTCACCGCTCTACCGCATTCATGTAGTGAGGGAAAGAATCCGTTTTAACGACACATTCCGACAAAATACGGGTGGTACAGGCACTGTTCGGTGGTTCTGCATTTTTCACTGTGGTGTAGAATATAGTATACTAGAAAGAGTAGTGTGTGTTCTGTTTTATGGAGGTTTTAGAATGAATCTATCAAACATCATTTCAAAATTGCAGAATCGACAGCCCGGCATCCTTGGTCAGGAGCAGTTTCGGAAGTCTGCGGTGCTGCTGCCACTTATTGAAGTAGAAAATGAAATTCATATTTTATTTGAAGTCAGGTCGATGAAGATGCGAAGTCAGCCTGGTGATATATGTTTTCCAGGTGGGAAAATAGATAGCATAGACAAGGATCCTCGAGCCTGCGCAATCCGTGAGACAACAGAAGAGCTCGGGATAAACGAAGCTGCTATTGATGATATCATCCCACTTGATTACATCGTGGCCGATTCCGGCAGAATGATTTATCCATTTATCGGCAGCATTACGAATCTGGATCAAATTCAGCCAAGTGAAGCCGAAGTAGAAGAAGTGTTCACTGTACCTTTGGCTTTTTTTCTCCAAACAAAGCCGGATGTATATAAAGTGGATGTTCAAGTCGTCCCAGAGGAGAATTTCCCTTTTGACTTAATCGTTGGTGGGGAAAATTATAACTGGCATACGCGGCAAATCGATGAACTTTTTTATCAATATGACGGAAAAGTAATTTGGGGGCTAACAGCCAAGATACTGACACACTTTTTGGCGTTGCTGGATAAAAAATAATATTAGGAAATACCCTTGCATGAAGGGTACATGAACAGAGAAGATTCATGTACCCTATTTACATATGGTTTTATTCGACAAATTTCGGGTGGTGACAGTACAGGCACTGAAAAAGGCAAACAGTAGGGAGCTACTGTTTGCTTTATACATGTTTATACTTTTTTCAAAGCTTCTGCAATATCTGTGTCGCCTGATATCAAATCAAAGGCTTTTGTATGCGCATTTTCCTCGGTTAAGGCTGTGATAGCTGTCCGGGCAACGTCCTCACGTGGAATGTCACCTCTGCTTAAGCTATCTGCTGCAGCAATTTTGCCGGTGCCTGGTTCGTTTAGAAGGCCGCCTGGGCGGAGGATGGTATAGTTTAAAGCACTTGCCTCTAGCATTCTATCTGCATAATGCTTAGCTGCAGAATAATGAGCAATCTTTTCACTCCAGTTTTCTCTCTTATGGGTCTGAATAGCACTAACCATGATAAAGCGTTTCGCTCCGGCTTGCTCTGCAGCCTCTATGGATTTCACCGCACCATCAAGATCGATTAAAATGGTTTTATCCGAACCAGTACTAGCCCCGGATCCAGCAGTGAAGATAACAGCATCACAACCTTTGGCTGCTTCTGTAATCCCGTCTACACTGCCTTCCAGATTAGTCACCACAGCTTCTACACCGGATTGCTGTAAGGCCTCAGCCTGCTCTTCTTTACGTACCATCGCTCTTACTGTATGTTCGTTGCTGTTTTGCAGTTGATTGACGATATGTTTTCCAATTTGTCCATTTGCACCAATTACAAGAACTTTCACGATAGTATGCCTCCCTTTTATTGGTTTATATTTTTAATTATTTCACAACTGTTATCCGCTATCAAGCAAATGGTTTCAAATCAAGGTTTATCATCTTCATCCAAAATCATATCCGGATAAAATTGGTATGTATCCAAATCCACTTTTCCCGTCTCGCTAACCTCTATACCTTCATCCTCCAGCATCGACTTCTGATTCATGATGCCTTCCTCACTTTTCAACGCAATCTGTCCCTTTACATTAATGACTCGGTGCCAAGGCAAATCATATTTGCGGCTCATGGAATATAAAATGCGAACAACCTGACGTGCTCCTCGTGGACTACCCGCAGCACGGGCAACTTGCCCATATGTCATCACCTGCCCCTCAGGGATTTGGTGTAGTACTGTAAGAACGTTCTCTGTGAATTGCTTCATGTTTTCACTCCTCCTGAGGTGCCTGTCCCCCCGCTCCACTAAAGTCATAAAGGGGACAGGCACCGCGGATCCGTTCGTTCTATAATAACATCAATTGCTTGATGAAATGCTGCAAAGGCCTCCAGTGCTTGTCTTATGTTTTTGCGAAGATAGACGGTTACCTCGACATCGGGTTCCAGCTGAAGTAAGCGAATATGAAGTCGCCTGTTTTTTCTATCCAGTCCAGGGTCTATCCGGCCGATCAAGCGGTCCCCGGCTAGAATTGGCATGGCGTAATAGCCGTAGTGGCGTTTGGCCTTTGGTGTATATACCTCCCACTTATAGGTGAAGTCAAAAAGGTCGACTAGACGCTCCCGGCGCCAGAGTAAGTTATCCAGCGGTGGAAGAAATCGGATTGGTGCTTCGTTCGGCGAAAATACTTGCTCGCCTCGTTTATGTTCTCTTAGCTGATCAAGATCTGTGGCCAATATAAAATAGTTTTGGCGAACGCCTTCGATTTCCAATGGGATAACTTTTCCCGAGTCAACACGCTTCATAATAGCCGCCCGACGTTCTGCTACGCTTAACTTTTGCCAACCGAATCGAGCGTCTCCAGCGTCAAACACACGATAGGCGCGCAAGTATTTTTCCAACAGTGCCTCGTTGGATTGAGCTTCGTCTATGCTTTCAGCGTTCTTCAGTAATTCAGGCGGTATAGTACGCGCTGTCAGATCAAAAAACCGCTCACTTCCCTGTCTCCTGACAACGCGAATCTTTCCGATGTCTTGCAGTAGATTAAGAGCTTGGGATGTTGCTTTGGTCTTGGGAAATTTATTGTCCCATCCCCCGTGGACACGCTCTGTAGAACGAAAATCCCGGGAAGGAAGCTCCCCTTCCCGGTGCAATCTTTCCAACACATTACATGCAGCAGGCTCAAGCTTATCCAGTTCTGCTTGAGTTCGCGAACGAAATCGATTCCGAGTTGCTTCAAATATCGGATAATCCTCCATTGGGATCGTGCAAGCAGCATTCGCCCAATACTCAAATAACTCCCCTTGAGATAATAGCTCATTTAGCATTGGAGGCTCGTATCCAGGAATTCGAGCTGCAAGTACAAGATGCTGATTACGCTCAACAGAGGCGATGGGGTCAAGCTGAACACACTCAAGCTGCCGAATCATCCTTAAAGTGGATTCTAGTACAGAGCGGGAGGCCTCCGTATCTTCACCACTGTGAAGAAGGCTTTGCGTATCAAGTAAAAAGCGACGAACATCACGCCTGCTTACATGAATTGGCTTCATAATATCTCCACCTTGTGTTAATAGTAGCTTGTCTATCTTATATTATATAGTATGGGGCCTGTCCCCCGCTATACTAAAGTGATAAAGCACTGAGGGACAGCCCCCATAGCCATCAAGCTAACAAAAGATAATAAAGTAGAAGTATTTAATTTTGTTAGCTCTTCTTATTTTCTCACGCCTAATTTAAAAAAGCGCATGACAAAATGAGCCTCTGGAGGAGACTTTTTTCAGAAAATAATTATATTTTTCCGTTCTTTTACGCTACTTCTGGAACATATTGCTTATGAACAATATGCAAGATGTCAAATACGGTTGGCTTTTGCTGTTTGCGACTCTTCCTTCCATTTGTTTTTATGCTTATATAAATCCGATTAAAAAATCTAGGTAATTTTCCTTTCTTAGTCATGGCAAATATTATAGACAAATGTTCTTTGACGATGTCTATAGATTTATATTCACTTACCTCCATTTGTTCCTCTTTATAAAGGATCCTGCGGCATTGAAAGGCCGCAGCCGAGCACACAATGATTTGTATCAATGTACCATATAAATGGCATTCGAATCGTTCCTGTTTCATCTCTTTTATTTCGTCGATCTTGAATAAGGATTTCCAGGTTTTAAATAAAATTTCAATTTGCCATCTCAACGAATAAAGAGAGTAAATTTCTTCACTTCCTACCATTTCCTGTGGTATATTGGTGGCAAACATGTTGATGGAAACATGTTTCTGTGCGGAAGGGGTGCTTTTCCCCTTCCTATTTTTTATGTTTAGTTGAGCTTGTCTCTGTTGTTCCTGTTCCTCCGTCAACTTGGTCATCACCACGCGTGCTATAAGTGGGTCTTCCTTTTTCGCTCCGATTCGCACATCCGTTAGTTCGATATCTTCACCTGGCTTTAATGGATCCATTATTTCCATCGTATTAAGTTTCTGCCAATTTCCTTGTTCATCTTTTTGATAAAGGTTTGTATCAGATTTTAATCTGCTTATAAAATAGCCGCCGTTCTTGGCAATGGTCAATAAATTTCTTTGTGAGAAATAACCCAAATCACGTAAAAATAAATCACCGGTCTCAATATCGTTCTGAATAGATGCTGGATATGTACTGTCATTATCTTTTCCATTTTGTACTTGAAGGTGGCGAAAAATGCCTTGATATAATTCATATTCCAGTTGAATTTTGATCCCGGATCCATTTGGGCCTTCAAACTTCTTATAATCGGAGGGTAAATCAAAGGCGGTAGAATCCATAATTCGAATGGTATTAAACAATCGTTTTTCAACGATAGGCAGAGCAGTCACCACCTGCGTCATTAATAAAGAATGAAAGATCTTTTTCAA is part of the Virgibacillus sp. NKC19-16 genome and harbors:
- a CDS encoding winged helix-turn-helix domain-containing protein, giving the protein MKPIHVSRRDVRRFLLDTQSLLHSGEDTEASRSVLESTLRMIRQLECVQLDPIASVERNQHLVLAARIPGYEPPMLNELLSQGELFEYWANAACTIPMEDYPIFEATRNRFRSRTQAELDKLEPAACNVLERLHREGELPSRDFRSTERVHGGWDNKFPKTKATSQALNLLQDIGKIRVVRRQGSERFFDLTARTIPPELLKNAESIDEAQSNEALLEKYLRAYRVFDAGDARFGWQKLSVAERRAAIMKRVDSGKVIPLEIEGVRQNYFILATDLDQLREHKRGEQVFSPNEAPIRFLPPLDNLLWRRERLVDLFDFTYKWEVYTPKAKRHYGYYAMPILAGDRLIGRIDPGLDRKNRRLHIRLLQLEPDVEVTVYLRKNIRQALEAFAAFHQAIDVIIERTDPRCLSPL
- a CDS encoding SDR family oxidoreductase, with protein sequence MKVLVIGANGQIGKHIVNQLQNSNEHTVRAMVRKEEQAEALQQSGVEAVVTNLEGSVDGITEAAKGCDAVIFTAGSGASTGSDKTILIDLDGAVKSIEAAEQAGAKRFIMVSAIQTHKRENWSEKIAHYSAAKHYADRMLEASALNYTILRPGGLLNEPGTGKIAAADSLSRGDIPREDVARTAITALTEENAHTKAFDLISGDTDIAEALKKV
- a CDS encoding IS4 family transposase, which gives rise to MSDMIKDKELRNFKKELEHLFTPKQVEQIARSVDFTQRKSKLKPEYFLQFCSFLGESMGTKSLTELCAQFSGLFGLQITTEGLNQRFDETAVDFLKKIFHSLLMTQVVTALPIVEKRLFNTIRIMDSTAFDLPSDYKKFEGPNGSGIKIQLEYELYQGIFRHLQVQNGKDNDSTYPASIQNDIETGDLFLRDLGYFSQRNLLTIAKNGGYFISRLKSDTNLYQKDEQGNWQKLNTMEIMDPLKPGEDIELTDVRIGAKKEDPLIARVVMTKLTEEQEQQRQAQLNIKNRKGKSTPSAQKHVSINMFATNIPQEMVGSEEIYSLYSLRWQIEILFKTWKSLFKIDEIKEMKQERFECHLYGTLIQIIVCSAAAFQCRRILYKEEQMEVSEYKSIDIVKEHLSIIFAMTKKGKLPRFFNRIYISIKTNGRKSRKQQKPTVFDILHIVHKQYVPEVA
- a CDS encoding MGMT family protein: MKQFTENVLTVLHQIPEGQVMTYGQVARAAGSPRGARQVVRILYSMSRKYDLPWHRVINVKGQIALKSEEGIMNQKSMLEDEGIEVSETGKVDLDTYQFYPDMILDEDDKP